In a single window of the Pseudodesulfovibrio profundus genome:
- a CDS encoding DUF4340 domain-containing protein produces MKRISFVVSIVILAVVAGVGYWFNTIEKRDFDNSSWLSSPGDDVRSIQVQGAKGSILLETVKGGWKARVPSTSDDITAHALPDRVAEYVQRITEIAPYRSVVGFDRGGPEAYGLESPQLVVTLSFAKANSENLTIKMAPADNGSVYAWSSRSPSLVYEFDKDVLGLLDVETGWFLDKRVFQFDEKAITRLQLLQPFGSSWLVEKRKDGYFFNLPGYLKDEPASNSQLNLYIHSLALLRANSLVMEPVSFDNKIPSLTLRVWSGEKEAPSTVAFYAVEGAPDIYMGKSSWLTVPFILDGQSVAQLTRSAFDIQGRSVLKLDIGKVARFIVMHGRAEYEMQRGEKSWRLLGVEKDIPGIDMFLWRFTELQFEALPLNNLPATAMPLLYCKLVDEKGGALAEITFYADPKLPQGQCWMKNGDGMYYPVSSRLLKDLQGMFPANVSSADG; encoded by the coding sequence TTGAAACGGATTTCGTTTGTGGTCAGTATAGTCATCCTGGCGGTTGTCGCCGGTGTGGGGTATTGGTTCAATACAATAGAAAAAAGGGATTTTGACAATTCTTCCTGGTTGTCGAGTCCTGGCGATGATGTGCGTTCAATTCAAGTCCAAGGCGCAAAGGGTTCAATTCTGCTTGAAACTGTCAAGGGCGGGTGGAAGGCGCGAGTCCCAAGTACCTCGGATGATATTACTGCTCACGCCCTGCCGGACAGGGTTGCTGAATATGTGCAGCGTATAACGGAGATCGCACCATATCGTTCCGTTGTTGGCTTTGATCGAGGTGGCCCTGAAGCGTATGGGCTGGAGTCGCCACAGTTGGTTGTGACGTTGTCTTTTGCCAAGGCCAATAGCGAGAATCTGACTATTAAAATGGCTCCGGCGGATAACGGCAGCGTATATGCTTGGAGTTCTCGAAGCCCCTCACTTGTGTATGAGTTCGATAAAGACGTTTTGGGATTGTTGGATGTTGAAACTGGTTGGTTTTTAGATAAGCGTGTTTTCCAGTTTGACGAGAAGGCAATAACACGGTTGCAACTTCTTCAGCCTTTTGGTTCCAGTTGGTTGGTAGAAAAGCGCAAAGATGGATACTTTTTCAATTTGCCGGGCTACCTGAAAGACGAGCCTGCATCAAACTCCCAATTGAATCTTTATATTCACTCGCTGGCTTTGCTCAGGGCAAATAGTCTTGTGATGGAGCCGGTTAGTTTTGATAATAAAATACCGTCGCTGACCCTTCGTGTATGGTCCGGCGAAAAAGAAGCGCCTTCGACGGTTGCTTTTTATGCCGTTGAAGGAGCACCTGATATTTACATGGGGAAATCCTCATGGCTAACGGTGCCGTTTATCTTGGACGGACAAAGTGTTGCACAGTTAACCCGTAGTGCTTTTGATATTCAGGGACGTTCCGTTCTCAAGCTGGATATCGGAAAGGTCGCACGTTTTATTGTCATGCATGGTAGAGCTGAATATGAAATGCAGCGTGGTGAAAAGAGTTGGCGGCTTCTCGGGGTAGAAAAAGATATACCCGGCATTGACATGTTCCTCTGGCGATTTACAGAGTTACAGTTTGAAGCATTACCGCTCAACAATCTTCCCGCTACAGCCATGCCCTTGCTTTACTGCAAGCTGGTTGACGAAAAGGGTGGAGCATTGGCGGAGATTACGTTTTATGCTGACCCCAAGTTGCCCCAGGGGCAATGTTGGATGAAAAACGGTGACGGGATGTATTATCCTGTCTCAAGTAGACTACTCAAGGATTTGCAGGGAATGTTTCCTGCCAACGTTTCATCGGCCGACGGTTGA
- the rpoZ gene encoding DNA-directed RNA polymerase subunit omega, whose protein sequence is MARITVEDCLAQVSNRFLITQMGIKRVKQYREGYEPLVESKNKEIVSSLREIAAGKILPDRPIAEANIDIPSEDADK, encoded by the coding sequence ATGGCACGCATTACAGTTGAAGATTGTCTGGCTCAGGTCAGCAACCGCTTTCTCATTACGCAGATGGGCATTAAACGCGTCAAGCAGTATCGCGAAGGTTACGAGCCTCTTGTTGAAAGCAAGAACAAGGAGATCGTAAGCTCCTTGCGTGAAATTGCTGCGGGCAAAATCCTTCCGGATCGTCCCATTGCTGAGGCCAACATTGATATTCCTTCTGAGGATGCTGACAAGTAG
- the dnaJ gene encoding molecular chaperone DnaJ, with the protein MAKRDYYELLGVSQDASESEIKTAYRKLAFKYHPDRNQDDPEAEAKFKEAAEAYEVLGNAEKRQTYDRFGHEGVSGNGFSGFSSNEDVFGAFSDIFGEMFGFSAAGGRGGANRPRPGADLRYNLDITFREAAQGAEVDIQLPVEQKCDTCDGSGSSPGTQPDTCPQCGGAGSVQQAQGFFRISVTCPNCRGAGQIITDPCDDCMGRGSVIREKDLKVRIPAGVDNNSRLRLRGEGEAGFNGGPPGDLYVVIHVEPDKVFQRQGQNLIISREITFVEAALGHRLEVPTLEEPVDLDIPKGTQSGEVFRLRGLGLPHLGSTHKGDLLVEVTVKTPTSINSRQEELLKEFAEIEAGKLTNKAKGFFKKAKDKVMGE; encoded by the coding sequence ATGGCAAAACGCGATTACTACGAGCTTCTCGGTGTTTCTCAGGATGCTTCAGAGTCTGAAATAAAGACAGCGTACCGTAAGCTTGCCTTTAAATATCACCCTGATCGCAATCAGGATGATCCCGAGGCTGAAGCCAAGTTCAAAGAAGCTGCGGAAGCATATGAAGTCTTGGGGAATGCGGAAAAGCGTCAGACATACGACCGCTTCGGACATGAAGGGGTCAGTGGCAACGGTTTCTCCGGATTTTCCAGTAATGAAGATGTTTTCGGTGCTTTCAGTGACATCTTTGGGGAAATGTTTGGGTTTTCCGCTGCAGGTGGACGAGGTGGTGCAAACAGGCCGCGTCCCGGGGCGGATTTGCGGTACAATCTGGACATTACTTTCCGCGAAGCTGCACAGGGTGCTGAAGTTGATATCCAGCTTCCTGTCGAGCAGAAATGTGACACCTGTGATGGCTCAGGTTCTTCACCGGGTACACAGCCTGATACATGCCCGCAATGTGGTGGGGCAGGTAGTGTTCAGCAGGCTCAAGGTTTCTTCCGTATTTCTGTAACCTGTCCCAACTGTCGTGGAGCAGGTCAGATCATAACTGATCCATGTGACGATTGTATGGGACGTGGCTCGGTTATACGGGAAAAGGACCTCAAAGTTCGTATTCCGGCTGGTGTGGATAACAATTCCCGACTTCGTCTTCGAGGCGAAGGTGAGGCTGGCTTCAATGGTGGCCCTCCCGGTGATCTTTATGTTGTGATACATGTTGAACCGGATAAGGTGTTTCAGCGACAAGGCCAGAACCTTATTATCAGCCGCGAAATAACTTTTGTTGAAGCAGCCCTTGGGCATCGATTGGAAGTTCCCACGTTGGAAGAGCCTGTTGATCTCGATATTCCCAAGGGAACGCAAAGCGGTGAGGTTTTCCGTTTGCGCGGTCTTGGGCTGCCACACTTGGGGAGCACGCATAAAGGCGATCTGCTTGTAGAGGTCACGGTTAAGACCCCGACGAGCATCAATAGTCGTCAGGAAGAGTTGCTCAAAGAGTTTGCGGAGATCGAGGCCGGTAAACTGACCAACAAGGCCAAAGGCTTTTTCAAGAAAGCGAAAGACAAGGTAATGGGTGAATAA
- the moaC gene encoding cyclic pyranopterin monophosphate synthase MoaC, which translates to MSDGFSHMDDDGNARMVDVSSKKDSARTAIVRCLIRLAPETLQLLKENALPKGDVLTTAKIAGIQAAKRTSDLIPMCHPLPISYVDIRFNVVDSESVIELEAEVRTSYKTGVEMEALVAAQMAAATIYDMCKAVQKDIVIDACRLVYKSGGKSGTFVSE; encoded by the coding sequence GTGTCTGACGGCTTTTCGCACATGGATGATGATGGCAATGCCAGGATGGTTGACGTTTCAAGCAAAAAGGACAGCGCACGTACTGCCATTGTCCGGTGTTTGATACGTCTTGCTCCAGAAACTTTGCAATTGCTCAAGGAAAATGCATTGCCCAAAGGTGATGTATTGACAACTGCCAAAATTGCCGGGATTCAGGCTGCGAAACGCACGTCTGATTTGATTCCCATGTGCCATCCGTTGCCAATCTCTTATGTAGATATTCGCTTTAATGTGGTTGATAGCGAGTCTGTCATTGAGTTGGAGGCCGAGGTTCGCACCAGTTACAAGACGGGTGTAGAAATGGAGGCTTTGGTTGCTGCCCAGATGGCTGCTGCAACCATCTACGATATGTGCAAAGCCGTTCAAAAGGACATTGTTATTGATGCTTGTCGCCTAGTATACAAAAGTGGCGGTAAAAGCGGTACATTCGTTAGCGAATAG
- a CDS encoding sll1863 family stress response protein codes for MSNREEIVQKIKAKVDELNAEVSRLEAKAKGTEADLRIKYKDEIAKLKERREEAKAKIEEFQQAGDSAWQDLKVGLQGAWDYLDEAIKSAKSRF; via the coding sequence ATGTCGAACCGTGAAGAAATTGTACAGAAGATAAAAGCTAAGGTGGACGAACTCAATGCCGAGGTCTCTCGCCTGGAAGCCAAAGCAAAAGGAACTGAAGCCGATCTTCGAATCAAGTACAAAGACGAAATTGCCAAGTTGAAAGAGCGTCGGGAAGAGGCCAAAGCCAAAATCGAAGAGTTCCAACAGGCTGGAGATAGCGCTTGGCAAGATTTGAAAGTTGGACTCCAGGGAGCTTGGGACTACCTTGATGAGGCCATCAAATCAGCCAAATCTCGTTTCTAA
- the hisF gene encoding imidazole glycerol phosphate synthase subunit HisF, translated as MLSKRIIPCLDVRNGRLTKGIKFKGNVDIGDPVETAKKYYEEGADEIVFYDITASHEDRGIFLDVVEQVASQIFIPFSVGGGINSVDDMRDVLLAGAEKVSVNSGAVKNPDIISEGAARFGSQCVVLGMDVKRVDKSEDIPSGFEIVIHGGRKYMGLDALEWAKTGEALGAGEICLNSIDADGVKNGYDIELTRLVSESVTIPVIASGGAGNPQHMVEAVTDGRATAALIASIVHYGEYTIPELKKYMKDAGVQIRSVW; from the coding sequence ATGCTGAGTAAGCGCATTATCCCCTGCCTCGACGTGCGGAATGGACGTCTGACCAAGGGGATCAAGTTCAAAGGCAACGTGGATATCGGCGACCCGGTTGAAACGGCTAAAAAATACTATGAAGAAGGTGCAGACGAGATCGTCTTTTACGACATCACCGCCTCGCATGAAGATCGTGGTATTTTCCTTGATGTCGTAGAACAGGTTGCCTCACAAATATTCATCCCATTCTCTGTTGGTGGCGGAATCAATTCCGTAGACGACATGCGAGATGTTCTCCTTGCCGGAGCCGAAAAAGTTTCAGTCAACTCCGGAGCAGTTAAAAATCCCGACATCATCAGCGAGGGAGCTGCCCGTTTTGGCTCACAATGTGTCGTCCTCGGCATGGACGTCAAACGTGTAGACAAGTCTGAAGACATTCCCTCCGGATTTGAAATCGTCATTCACGGCGGTCGAAAATACATGGGTCTAGATGCCTTGGAGTGGGCAAAGACTGGCGAAGCCCTTGGCGCAGGTGAAATTTGCCTGAACTCAATTGACGCGGACGGCGTTAAAAATGGATATGATATCGAGTTAACCCGTCTTGTTTCTGAGTCCGTCACCATTCCAGTAATTGCATCTGGTGGTGCAGGAAACCCGCAGCACATGGTAGAAGCCGTAACCGATGGTCGGGCAACAGCAGCGCTTATCGCATCTATTGTCCATTATGGAGAGTATACGATACCGGAGCTGAAAAAATACATGAAGGATGCAGGAGTGCAGATACGATCTGTTTGGTAG
- the hisH gene encoding imidazole glycerol phosphate synthase subunit HisH, with amino-acid sequence MLAIFDYKAGNQTSVHRALEHLGVPNKITNAPEDLDNAVGIIFPGVGAAGQAMEELHSAGLDDVIKELIKKKKPVLGICVGCQILLDYSEENDTKALEVIPGECRLFNPSWVDYENIPIRVPHMGWNQVAVKKECELFKNIDEKADFYFVHSYYPAPSDEFVIATTRYGIDFCSVHGKQGLWAVQFHPEKSGRPGLQLLQNFYNYCQEAADAE; translated from the coding sequence ATGCTCGCCATATTCGATTACAAAGCGGGAAATCAGACAAGTGTTCACAGAGCATTGGAGCACTTAGGTGTTCCAAATAAAATAACTAATGCTCCAGAAGACCTGGACAATGCCGTCGGTATCATCTTTCCCGGTGTCGGCGCAGCCGGTCAAGCCATGGAAGAGCTCCATTCAGCCGGCCTCGACGATGTCATTAAAGAACTCATCAAAAAGAAAAAACCCGTCCTGGGCATCTGTGTAGGGTGTCAAATACTACTGGACTATAGTGAAGAAAACGACACCAAGGCACTGGAAGTCATCCCTGGAGAATGTCGACTCTTCAATCCTTCATGGGTCGATTACGAGAACATTCCAATTCGTGTCCCTCACATGGGCTGGAATCAGGTTGCAGTCAAAAAAGAATGCGAACTTTTCAAGAATATTGATGAAAAAGCCGACTTCTATTTTGTGCACAGTTACTACCCTGCCCCCTCGGACGAATTTGTAATCGCCACGACCCGATATGGAATCGACTTTTGCTCCGTGCATGGAAAGCAAGGTTTGTGGGCTGTACAGTTCCACCCGGAAAAAAGCGGCAGGCCTGGACTTCAACTTCTTCAAAATTTCTACAACTACTGTCAGGAGGCCGCCGATGCTGAGTAA
- a CDS encoding J domain-containing protein: MTLQECYRILQLDSGASLDEVKSAFRKLAFKYHPDLNSDPGASSRFREVNEAYVFAKEQLQDTQGKQKQSPRADKGPKASRNEGAKAYQRQQPGPGAQKKAQRKAHSTARSRQQNFYYKEEEVLKTILGDPFAKKVFEDIYSQIRKEQPGYKGPLELKKRSLQLHWGERTLNLDFSKGIRGSIKSWLKHQMDHEQTVYFPAIHLVPGRKIRISVEQKFTDGPKSIEVTLPRDFVVGRPIRLKGLGKKLGPIKGDLLLKILAK, translated from the coding sequence ATGACCCTCCAAGAGTGCTACCGGATACTACAGCTTGATTCTGGAGCTAGTCTGGATGAGGTCAAATCCGCCTTTCGCAAGCTCGCTTTCAAATATCACCCGGATCTGAATTCAGATCCGGGTGCCAGTTCCCGATTTCGGGAAGTGAATGAAGCGTATGTCTTTGCCAAAGAACAGTTGCAAGACACCCAGGGCAAGCAAAAGCAATCTCCACGGGCAGACAAAGGGCCCAAGGCCAGCCGAAACGAGGGAGCAAAGGCGTATCAACGTCAACAACCCGGCCCCGGCGCCCAAAAGAAAGCTCAACGCAAAGCGCACAGCACAGCCCGTTCCCGCCAGCAAAATTTCTACTACAAAGAAGAAGAGGTTCTCAAAACCATCCTTGGGGACCCGTTCGCCAAAAAGGTTTTTGAAGACATATACAGCCAGATTCGTAAAGAGCAACCGGGCTACAAAGGTCCGCTTGAACTGAAAAAACGAAGTCTGCAACTGCACTGGGGTGAGCGCACACTCAACCTTGATTTCTCCAAGGGTATTCGCGGCTCAATCAAATCATGGTTGAAACATCAGATGGACCATGAACAGACTGTTTACTTTCCCGCGATACATCTGGTTCCCGGACGCAAGATACGAATCTCGGTTGAGCAAAAATTCACGGACGGACCCAAGTCTATCGAAGTCACACTCCCCAGAGACTTTGTAGTTGGAAGACCTATCCGACTGAAAGGACTAGGAAAAAAACTTGGCCCTATCAAAGGGGATCTGCTGCTGAAGATCTTGGCAAAGTGA
- a CDS encoding YkgJ family cysteine cluster protein gives MTVSAFDCRMCGHCCHGEGGIVMTAKDRQRLSAFLGITEAELVEKYTEERGGKLHLITKEDGYCFFFKEGCGVHPGRPDICRAWPYFRGNLIDSMSWEMIQEYCPGVNPEAGHAEFVKQGKQYLRDEDLLRYDPDSPNALISDD, from the coding sequence ATGACCGTATCCGCATTTGATTGCCGCATGTGCGGTCACTGTTGCCATGGCGAAGGCGGTATTGTCATGACCGCCAAGGACAGACAACGCCTTTCCGCCTTTCTAGGAATCACCGAAGCTGAGCTTGTAGAAAAGTATACGGAAGAACGAGGTGGAAAACTGCACCTCATCACTAAAGAAGACGGATACTGCTTCTTTTTCAAAGAAGGCTGTGGTGTTCATCCCGGCAGGCCCGATATATGTCGTGCCTGGCCGTACTTCCGCGGCAACCTTATTGATTCAATGAGTTGGGAGATGATTCAGGAGTACTGTCCGGGAGTTAATCCAGAGGCGGGACATGCTGAATTTGTGAAACAGGGAAAGCAGTATTTGCGCGACGAAGACCTTTTGCGCTATGATCCCGACTCTCCCAATGCCCTGATTTCAGACGACTAA
- a CDS encoding CoA-binding protein produces MLYNDKELAAMLAEVKTIAVIGAVDKPGRPVDGVGREMIDMGFDVIPVHPIRKDVWGLETYASVKDIDRPVDVVDLFRNAQFCPDHAREVLAMEHKPKCFWMQSGIISPEAREILADSGIVVIEDRCLKVELQRFGITR; encoded by the coding sequence ATGCTGTACAACGATAAAGAGCTAGCTGCCATGCTGGCTGAGGTCAAGACAATAGCCGTAATCGGTGCTGTCGATAAGCCAGGACGCCCTGTAGATGGTGTTGGCAGGGAAATGATTGATATGGGTTTTGATGTCATTCCCGTCCACCCTATTCGCAAAGACGTATGGGGACTGGAAACGTATGCTTCCGTAAAAGATATCGACCGCCCTGTTGACGTTGTTGATCTGTTTCGAAACGCCCAGTTTTGTCCGGATCATGCCCGTGAAGTGCTTGCCATGGAACACAAGCCCAAGTGTTTTTGGATGCAGTCCGGTATTATCAGCCCGGAAGCACGTGAAATCCTGGCTGACAGCGGTATCGTCGTCATTGAAGACCGCTGCCTGAAGGTTGAACTCCAGCGCTTTGGAATCACTCGATGA
- a CDS encoding M24 family metallopeptidase, with amino-acid sequence MFEPTRHISADELRLRHDSVRSHLKTVAEKAGGILVFSRLNIYYLTGTFGQGVLWLPMEGEPVLMIRKGVNRARLESPLKHIYQFKSYSELGPLCANVNSPLTKVVAAVMSGLTWQLGNMLASKLKEHTIVSGDHAIALAKMVKSEYELDIMRRCGAIHHKCLYDILPEKIQPGMTEREISHLAWEVFFAEGHMGILRMQAHGEEAFLGHVAAGDSGNYPSSFNGPLGLRGEHPGSALMGSASKVWEPGEPLMLDIGFQIEGYHTDKTQAYFAGEESSIPDEVRQAHDFCIEMQDWVCENAAPGVLPSDLYAYCIEQAEKRGYAEGFMGLDENQVPFIGHGIGLTIDEFPPIAKGFDSPLQQGMVIAIEPKQGIRGVGMVGVENTFEITADGCRCITGDSYEMVPVE; translated from the coding sequence TTGTTTGAACCCACTCGACATATTTCGGCAGATGAACTCAGGTTGCGACACGACAGTGTTCGTTCTCATTTGAAAACCGTAGCAGAAAAGGCTGGCGGGATTCTGGTTTTTTCGCGTCTCAATATCTATTATTTAACAGGAACATTTGGCCAGGGCGTCCTGTGGCTTCCCATGGAAGGCGAACCGGTACTGATGATTCGCAAGGGTGTCAACAGGGCCCGACTCGAATCACCTCTGAAACACATCTATCAGTTCAAGTCCTACTCTGAGCTTGGTCCTCTTTGCGCCAATGTAAACAGCCCGCTGACCAAGGTGGTTGCGGCCGTGATGAGTGGGTTGACATGGCAGCTTGGAAATATGCTCGCCTCAAAGCTGAAAGAGCATACAATTGTCTCTGGTGACCATGCAATAGCATTGGCTAAAATGGTAAAGTCCGAATACGAACTGGACATCATGCGCCGATGCGGCGCCATTCATCACAAGTGTTTGTACGACATCCTGCCTGAAAAAATTCAGCCTGGCATGACGGAACGCGAGATATCCCATTTGGCGTGGGAGGTGTTCTTTGCTGAAGGACACATGGGCATACTACGGATGCAGGCCCACGGCGAAGAAGCCTTTTTAGGACATGTGGCCGCAGGTGACTCGGGCAATTACCCCAGTTCTTTCAATGGCCCACTTGGTTTGCGCGGAGAGCATCCGGGGTCGGCGCTCATGGGGAGCGCAAGCAAGGTATGGGAGCCGGGTGAACCGCTCATGCTTGATATTGGTTTCCAGATTGAAGGGTACCATACAGATAAAACGCAGGCATATTTCGCAGGAGAGGAATCATCCATACCGGATGAAGTCAGACAGGCGCATGATTTCTGTATCGAAATGCAGGATTGGGTCTGTGAAAATGCTGCACCCGGCGTGCTGCCCAGCGACTTGTATGCGTATTGCATAGAGCAGGCCGAAAAGCGTGGATATGCAGAAGGGTTCATGGGACTTGATGAGAATCAGGTACCCTTCATAGGTCATGGAATCGGGTTGACCATCGATGAATTCCCTCCCATTGCCAAAGGGTTTGATTCGCCGCTTCAACAGGGAATGGTCATCGCCATCGAACCAAAGCAAGGGATTCGTGGTGTTGGTATGGTTGGCGTTGAAAACACCTTTGAGATCACCGCAGATGGTTGCCGGTGTATTACTGGCGATTCTTACGAAATGGTGCCGGTTGAGTAG
- a CDS encoding DUF2867 domain-containing protein has translation MNQTKIKDHPELLNLYTGADYTESKSTESTNTLRRFMVGFLFYSPRWLTYLFRLRSVVAKVLRIDDVKFDTKPQDEESICFAPGDKCSVFTVLHGKEDDYLALRYEANHLRADILTMMTPLPNGMNHFEIDTIVNYKHWTGRFYFFLVRPFHHLIFSRMIHAGKTR, from the coding sequence ATGAATCAAACTAAAATAAAAGATCATCCTGAACTTTTAAATCTGTATACTGGTGCTGACTACACCGAAAGCAAATCAACCGAATCAACGAATACTCTTCGTCGGTTCATGGTCGGTTTTCTCTTCTACTCTCCCCGCTGGTTGACCTATCTCTTCAGGCTACGCTCCGTTGTAGCCAAGGTGTTGCGCATCGATGACGTCAAATTCGACACAAAACCACAGGATGAAGAATCCATCTGCTTTGCTCCGGGAGACAAATGCTCCGTCTTCACCGTATTACATGGCAAGGAAGACGACTACCTAGCCCTGAGATATGAAGCAAACCATCTTCGAGCCGACATACTTACCATGATGACACCGCTCCCCAATGGCATGAACCACTTTGAAATAGACACAATAGTCAATTACAAACACTGGACCGGCCGTTTCTACTTCTTCCTGGTCAGACCGTTTCACCATCTGATTTTTTCCCGAATGATCCATGCCGGGAAAACGAGATAG
- a CDS encoding iron-containing alcohol dehydrogenase, whose translation MLNFQYFMPTRVLFGPDMIDQLGETSHLPKGSKAMIVIGESGAMIKHGYLSKVQSQLAKQDVQSIVFDKVMPNPESAQVDEAAAICREKEVEFIVGLGGGSTIDSAKAIALMATNSGNYWDYMQSGSGGGVEPENDALPIVAIPTTAGTGTEADPWTVITKSDSAEKIGWGNDSTFPVLSIVDPKLMLSVPPKQTAYTGMDAFFHAVEAYLATCRQPASDMLALEAVHLIAHTLPEAVANGDDLEARTVMAWASTAAGMCESYSSCISHHSLEHALSAFHPDLPHGAGLVMLSKAYFGFLASRGEERLGDLALAMGDTLQEDLEEEVPGVAFLDALDRLITQVGLADEKLSDYGVTREEIPDLAENALTTMGALFDITPVPMSQDDVIAIFEAAYE comes from the coding sequence ATGTTGAATTTCCAATATTTCATGCCCACCAGAGTCCTATTCGGTCCTGATATGATCGACCAACTGGGCGAGACATCACACCTTCCCAAAGGAAGCAAAGCCATGATCGTCATTGGCGAATCAGGAGCTATGATAAAGCACGGGTACCTTTCCAAAGTACAAAGCCAGCTCGCCAAACAGGATGTTCAAAGCATCGTATTTGATAAAGTCATGCCCAACCCTGAGTCAGCTCAGGTTGACGAAGCTGCTGCCATATGCCGCGAAAAAGAAGTCGAATTCATTGTCGGTCTTGGCGGAGGATCAACTATTGATTCTGCAAAGGCCATCGCTTTGATGGCAACCAACAGTGGCAACTACTGGGATTATATGCAGTCCGGCTCTGGCGGCGGTGTAGAACCTGAAAATGACGCCTTGCCCATTGTGGCAATTCCCACAACTGCAGGAACCGGGACCGAAGCTGACCCGTGGACGGTCATCACCAAGAGTGATTCTGCTGAGAAGATCGGCTGGGGCAACGACTCCACTTTCCCAGTGCTTTCCATCGTTGATCCCAAACTCATGCTTTCCGTTCCTCCCAAACAGACGGCTTACACCGGCATGGATGCCTTTTTCCACGCAGTTGAAGCATATCTGGCAACATGCAGGCAGCCGGCCAGTGACATGCTCGCATTGGAAGCTGTCCACCTCATTGCGCACACGCTGCCTGAGGCCGTAGCCAATGGTGACGACCTTGAAGCACGGACCGTGATGGCCTGGGCAAGTACCGCTGCCGGGATGTGCGAGTCATATTCCTCATGCATCTCCCACCACTCGCTTGAGCATGCCCTTTCAGCATTCCATCCGGACCTGCCCCACGGCGCTGGACTGGTAATGCTATCCAAGGCCTATTTCGGATTTCTTGCCTCTCGCGGTGAGGAGCGACTCGGAGACCTCGCCCTTGCAATGGGTGACACATTGCAAGAGGACCTTGAAGAAGAAGTCCCGGGAGTTGCCTTCCTTGATGCTCTTGACCGGCTTATTACCCAAGTCGGCCTAGCCGATGAAAAGCTGTCCGACTACGGGGTCACGCGAGAAGAAATTCCCGATTTGGCAGAAAACGCCCTGACCACCATGGGAGCACTCTTCGACATTACTCCCGTGCCCATGTCTCAAGACGATGTTATTGCCATCTTTGAGGCGGCATACGAATAA